A section of the Pediococcus inopinatus genome encodes:
- a CDS encoding TrmH family RNA methyltransferase — protein METILSTQNNRVKEWEKLKTKKGRKKTGMYLIEGRHLVSEVLQNDADVVYVVATQDELDEIKFEVPNDLLVVVSDKIADHLSDTVTTQGIFAIVRIPNKERQIQEPASYIEGAWLLLDNIQDPGNIGTMVRTADAAGFEGVVFGKGTADIFNPKIQRAMQGSQFHIRLVLGDLNEWVKSFRKANLPVFGTELNPQAKSYQEIEATNDFALIMGNEGNGMSKELLSQTTANLYIPIKGQAESLNVAVAAGILMFSLKDI, from the coding sequence ATGGAAACAATTTTATCAACGCAAAATAATCGTGTTAAAGAATGGGAAAAACTAAAGACAAAAAAAGGGCGTAAAAAGACTGGCATGTACTTAATTGAGGGACGTCATTTAGTGAGTGAAGTTCTTCAAAATGATGCCGATGTAGTTTATGTGGTTGCTACGCAGGATGAATTAGATGAAATAAAGTTTGAGGTGCCAAATGATTTACTCGTAGTGGTTTCAGATAAAATTGCTGATCATTTGAGTGATACAGTGACTACTCAAGGTATTTTTGCAATTGTACGGATTCCAAATAAAGAACGGCAAATTCAAGAACCAGCCTCATATATAGAAGGTGCGTGGTTATTGCTGGATAATATTCAGGATCCTGGTAATATTGGAACAATGGTTCGAACAGCTGATGCAGCAGGATTTGAGGGCGTTGTTTTTGGAAAAGGAACGGCAGATATTTTCAATCCGAAAATTCAACGTGCGATGCAAGGAAGTCAATTTCATATTCGCCTTGTCTTGGGCGATCTAAACGAGTGGGTTAAGAGCTTTAGAAAAGCTAATCTTCCTGTTTTTGGAACTGAACTTAATCCTCAGGCAAAAAGCTATCAAGAAATTGAAGCAACTAATGATTTTGCCTTGATTATGGGGAACGAGGGAAATGGCATGTCCAAAGAGTTGCTTTCTCAGACAACAGCCAACTTATACATTCCAATTAAAGGGCAAGCAGAGTCATTAAACGTTGCGGTAGCGGCCGGAATTTTGATGTTTTCTTTAAAAGATATTTAG
- a CDS encoding winged helix-turn-helix transcriptional regulator: protein MSEALETTSTADHFSLCPKFSRTFSVLGQKWNGLIIEVLLNEDSLRFKDLARSVPKCSDRVLVERLKSLEAEGIVDRVTYKDSSLIEYQLTEKGEALRPVMSAVHQFADCWYDSEN from the coding sequence GTGTCAGAAGCATTAGAAACTACAAGTACCGCTGATCATTTTTCACTTTGTCCCAAGTTTAGTCGGACATTCTCTGTCTTGGGTCAAAAATGGAACGGTTTAATTATTGAAGTTTTGTTAAACGAAGATTCACTACGTTTCAAAGACCTTGCTCGTAGCGTGCCAAAGTGCAGTGATCGTGTATTGGTTGAACGTTTAAAGAGTTTGGAAGCTGAGGGAATCGTTGATCGAGTTACCTATAAAGACTCTTCTTTAATTGAATATCAACTTACCGAAAAAGGTGAGGCTTTACGCCCAGTTATGAGCGCAGTTCACCAATTTGCTGATTGTTGGTACGATAGCGAAAATTAA
- the pheS gene encoding phenylalanine--tRNA ligase subunit alpha, translating into MGLHEQLEELKAKSLKEISRTDGLKGLEDIRVNILGKKGPLTGILRGMRDIPKEERPKVGELSNHVRDNIVAALEEKKAELEAAQTAKKLESETIDVTLPGKPVTQGQPHVIQQIIDNIEDLFLGMGYQVIQGPEVETDKYNFEMLNLPKDHPARDMQDTFYITDEILMRSQTSPVQARTMEKHDFSKGPLKMISPGVVYRRDTDDATHSHQFHQVEGLVIDKNITMADLKGTLETLAKELFGDRFEVRLRPSYFPFTEPSVEADVTCFNCMGKGCSVCKHTGWIEVLGAGMVHPNVLRMAGVDTEVYGGFAFGLGPDRFAMLRYGVDDIRNFYQNDVRFLTQFSKKG; encoded by the coding sequence ATGGGATTACATGAACAGTTAGAAGAATTAAAAGCCAAATCTTTAAAAGAAATTTCGCGAACGGATGGATTGAAAGGACTAGAAGATATTCGTGTGAATATCTTGGGTAAAAAAGGACCTTTAACGGGAATATTACGAGGAATGCGTGATATTCCAAAGGAAGAACGTCCGAAAGTTGGGGAACTTTCTAATCATGTGCGCGACAACATTGTGGCAGCACTTGAAGAAAAAAAGGCTGAATTAGAAGCAGCTCAGACTGCTAAAAAATTAGAGAGCGAGACAATTGACGTAACTTTACCTGGAAAACCAGTTACTCAAGGTCAGCCGCATGTGATTCAACAAATCATTGATAATATTGAGGATCTTTTTTTAGGAATGGGATATCAAGTTATTCAAGGCCCCGAAGTGGAAACTGACAAATATAACTTTGAAATGTTGAACCTACCTAAGGACCACCCGGCACGTGATATGCAAGATACATTTTATATTACTGATGAAATTTTGATGCGTAGTCAGACCTCTCCAGTTCAAGCAAGAACAATGGAGAAACATGATTTCAGTAAAGGACCCTTAAAAATGATTTCACCAGGTGTTGTTTATCGTCGTGATACTGATGATGCAACCCATTCACATCAGTTTCATCAAGTTGAAGGTTTGGTCATTGATAAAAATATTACAATGGCTGATTTAAAAGGGACTTTAGAGACACTTGCCAAAGAGCTCTTTGGCGATCGTTTTGAAGTGCGGCTTCGTCCGAGCTATTTCCCATTTACTGAGCCTTCAGTCGAGGCAGATGTTACGTGCTTTAATTGTATGGGAAAAGGTTGTTCAGTATGTAAACACACTGGCTGGATCGAAGTTTTAGGAGCCGGAATGGTACATCCAAACGTGCTAAGAATGGCTGGTGTAGATACAGAAGTTTATGGTGGATTTGCATTTGGTCTTGGACCAGATCGTTTTGCGATGTTACGTTATGGGGTTGATGACATTCGTAACTTCTATCAAAATGATGTCCGCTTCTTGACTCAGTTTTCAAAGAAAGGATAA
- the pheT gene encoding phenylalanine--tRNA ligase subunit beta — protein sequence MKVSYKWLKEYFDLDVEPKVLAEKIERTAVEVDQVTRAEDGLKKIIVGYTLDVKPHPDSDHLNICQVDVGEDEPIQIVCGAPNVAKGQYVIVALHGARIKDNVKIKRSKMRGEQSNGMICALQEIGFDEKVVPKAYVNGIYVFPEDSGVKPGEPVYSYLGMDDDVIDTSVTPNRGDLFSMDGNAYEIGAIYNKKLTLNHRQLETVDETDTIDDLLKIKIDAPDDVLAYQMGIVKNITIAPSPFWLQVRLMTAGVRPINNVVDITNYIMLKYGQPLHAFDYDKLTTKEIHVGYSPDQTKFVTLDGEERKLRAADLMIKDGEKNIAMAGVMGGLDTEIDDNTKTVVIESAIFDSIKVRKTARYHVLHSEASMRFERGINPATVTDALHEALELSAEFGNGKAVKQQISAVDPKPQDVEVTLDLTRVNHVLGTQLSVDDVTEILKRLQFTVQVTDETFVVTVPARRWDIHIPADILEEIARIYGYDNLPSTLPTGSTTIGRLTTSQQVIRGVRSVLQGSGLNQAMSYGLTTAEKAKQFMMQESEETKLDFPMSLDHAVLRMNLISGLLDDVAYNVARKEANVALYEQGRVFYRTADVDRPTEVEHLAGAITGSLETKNWYGKEAPVDFYQLKGIVTLLLHDLNFEKSVSYVASKEHPEMHPGRTADIYLGDQVIGFIGRVHPQIAKQFKIPETYVFELNLQMLLDAPKKIQHYDPISKYPAITRDVALLINQKISNTEIVAALQSASNRHLEKIQLFDVYAGKHIPLGKKSVAYTLTYRDKHNTLTEDEVNKEFEQAIEALKTSFEVEIR from the coding sequence ATGAAAGTTTCTTATAAATGGTTAAAAGAGTACTTTGATCTTGATGTTGAGCCCAAAGTCCTCGCTGAAAAAATTGAAAGAACTGCCGTTGAAGTCGATCAGGTTACACGAGCTGAAGATGGTCTTAAAAAAATTATTGTGGGTTACACCTTGGATGTAAAGCCTCATCCAGATTCTGATCACTTGAATATTTGCCAAGTTGATGTGGGTGAAGATGAACCGATTCAGATTGTTTGTGGTGCCCCCAATGTAGCCAAGGGACAATATGTCATTGTGGCATTACATGGTGCTCGGATTAAAGACAACGTTAAAATTAAACGTAGCAAAATGCGTGGTGAACAATCAAACGGGATGATCTGTGCTTTACAAGAAATTGGGTTTGACGAAAAAGTCGTGCCTAAGGCTTATGTTAATGGTATTTATGTATTTCCAGAAGACAGTGGGGTAAAACCTGGTGAACCAGTTTATAGTTATCTTGGTATGGATGACGATGTGATTGATACATCTGTCACCCCCAACCGTGGGGATCTGTTTAGTATGGATGGGAATGCCTATGAAATTGGTGCGATTTATAATAAAAAACTCACTTTAAATCATCGTCAGCTAGAAACTGTGGATGAAACGGATACTATTGATGATTTATTGAAAATTAAAATTGATGCACCAGATGATGTTTTAGCGTATCAAATGGGAATTGTTAAAAATATCACAATTGCACCGAGTCCGTTTTGGTTGCAGGTTCGTTTGATGACCGCTGGTGTTCGGCCAATTAACAATGTAGTTGATATTACGAATTACATTATGTTGAAATATGGGCAACCATTACACGCTTTTGACTATGATAAATTAACGACCAAAGAAATTCATGTTGGCTACTCACCAGACCAAACCAAATTTGTCACCCTTGATGGCGAAGAAAGAAAGCTCAGAGCGGCCGATCTCATGATTAAAGATGGCGAAAAAAATATTGCCATGGCTGGCGTGATGGGTGGTTTAGATACTGAAATTGATGATAATACTAAAACTGTAGTGATCGAATCAGCAATTTTTGATTCGATTAAAGTTAGAAAAACGGCGCGTTATCACGTGTTACATAGTGAAGCTTCCATGCGCTTTGAACGGGGAATTAATCCTGCTACTGTGACGGATGCTCTTCATGAGGCGCTAGAATTAAGCGCTGAATTTGGAAACGGTAAAGCTGTTAAACAACAAATATCAGCTGTTGATCCTAAGCCACAAGATGTTGAAGTAACCCTTGATTTAACAAGAGTTAATCATGTTTTGGGCACGCAATTATCCGTGGACGACGTTACTGAAATCTTGAAGCGTCTTCAATTTACCGTCCAAGTTACAGATGAAACCTTTGTGGTTACGGTTCCTGCCAGACGCTGGGATATTCATATTCCTGCTGATATTCTTGAAGAAATTGCGAGAATTTACGGTTACGATAATTTACCATCGACGTTGCCAACTGGTTCAACTACAATTGGGCGCTTGACAACAAGTCAACAGGTTATTCGTGGTGTGCGGTCTGTTTTACAAGGCAGTGGCCTTAACCAAGCCATGAGTTATGGATTAACTACTGCTGAAAAAGCAAAACAGTTTATGATGCAAGAAAGCGAAGAAACAAAACTTGATTTTCCAATGAGTCTCGATCATGCCGTTTTGCGGATGAACTTAATTAGTGGTTTATTAGATGATGTGGCTTACAATGTGGCTCGTAAAGAGGCCAATGTCGCTTTATACGAACAAGGCCGAGTATTTTATCGAACGGCTGATGTTGATCGACCAACTGAGGTTGAACATTTGGCAGGGGCCATTACGGGCTCTCTTGAGACTAAAAACTGGTATGGCAAAGAAGCTCCGGTTGATTTCTATCAGTTAAAAGGGATTGTGACCTTACTTTTGCATGACTTGAATTTCGAGAAATCTGTAAGTTATGTGGCAAGTAAAGAACATCCAGAAATGCATCCAGGTCGGACCGCAGATATTTATTTAGGCGATCAAGTGATCGGGTTTATTGGTCGAGTTCATCCCCAAATTGCTAAACAATTTAAGATTCCTGAAACTTATGTTTTTGAATTGAATTTACAAATGTTATTGGATGCACCAAAGAAAATTCAACATTATGACCCAATTTCTAAATATCCGGCCATTACCCGTGACGTTGCTCTTTTGATTAACCAAAAGATTTCCAATACTGAAATTGTTGCGGCCTTACAATCGGCTTCAAATCGTCATTTAGAAAAGATTCAACTATTTGATGTGTATGCTGGAAAACACATTCCTTTGGGTAAGAAATCTGTTGCTTATACGCTAACGTATCGTGATAAACATAATACGCTAACTGAAGATGAAGTGAATAAAGAATTTGAACAAGCAATTGAAGCTCTAAAAACAAGCTTTGAAGTTGAAATTCGCTAG
- the mltG gene encoding endolytic transglycosylase MltG: MLNNQDGNAEKRTQAQGHSIIRWVVTVLAVVIVATGFVVFHYFSDALEPLNPDSKQQIQINVPEGSSTRQIGSILQEKKVVKSGAVFNYYVKSHNLTNFKAGYYVMKPSMSLHKIATKLQKGGSATPVLLGKYVLIKEGETIDEVGQSISKSSDFTQAQFIALMKDKAFINTLYKKYPELLGSAMKASDVRYRLEGYLYPATYSLGKKTSLKTVVEQMVAKENTILKPYYSKIKEEKMTVQEILSLAALVEREGNTTSDREKIAGVFLNRIDVKMPLQSDVSVYYAVNKAFGSDLTKTDLKSKSPYNLRIKNGYGPGPVNNPSEDSVLAVLHPKARNKEYLYFVANLKTGKIYFSATYDEHLENAASQDPSNK, translated from the coding sequence ATCTTGAATAATCAAGACGGGAATGCTGAAAAACGTACACAAGCGCAAGGGCATTCCATCATCAGGTGGGTCGTAACGGTTTTGGCAGTGGTAATTGTGGCAACTGGTTTTGTTGTTTTTCATTATTTTTCAGATGCTTTAGAACCTTTGAATCCAGATAGTAAGCAACAAATTCAAATTAATGTACCAGAAGGTTCTTCAACACGTCAAATTGGCTCTATTTTACAGGAGAAGAAAGTTGTTAAAAGCGGTGCGGTGTTTAATTATTACGTAAAATCGCATAACTTAACAAACTTCAAAGCCGGCTATTATGTTATGAAGCCTTCAATGAGTCTTCACAAAATCGCTACAAAGCTTCAAAAAGGTGGGAGCGCCACACCTGTTCTTTTAGGCAAATATGTGCTGATTAAAGAAGGTGAGACAATTGATGAAGTTGGGCAATCAATAAGTAAATCGTCTGACTTTACCCAGGCTCAATTTATTGCGTTGATGAAGGACAAGGCGTTTATAAATACCCTCTATAAAAAATATCCAGAGCTGTTAGGTTCTGCCATGAAGGCCTCCGATGTGCGTTATCGCCTTGAAGGGTATCTTTATCCAGCAACTTATTCACTCGGGAAAAAGACAAGCTTAAAAACAGTTGTTGAACAGATGGTTGCCAAAGAAAATACGATATTAAAACCTTATTATTCTAAGATTAAAGAAGAAAAAATGACCGTACAAGAAATTCTTTCTTTAGCTGCTTTAGTTGAACGGGAAGGAAACACAACAAGTGATCGGGAAAAAATTGCTGGTGTTTTCCTGAACCGAATTGATGTTAAAATGCCATTGCAGTCTGATGTTTCCGTTTATTATGCCGTTAACAAAGCCTTTGGATCTGATTTGACTAAAACAGATCTTAAGAGTAAATCTCCTTACAACTTGAGAATCAAAAATGGGTATGGACCAGGTCCGGTTAATAATCCAAGTGAGGACTCTGTTTTAGCGGTGTTGCATCCTAAAGCACGAAATAAAGAGTATCTCTATTTTGTTGCCAATTTGAAAACAGGGAAGATTTATTTTTCAGCAACGTACGATGAACATTTGGAAAATGCGGCAAGTCAAGACCCAAGTAATAAATAA
- the udk gene encoding uridine kinase gives MKTQEKRPILIGVTGGSGSGKTTVSRKIYNNLSGHSIMTIQQDSYYKDQADMTMDERAAVNYDHPLAFDTDLLIDQLKMLLNYEAIEKPVYDYTKLTRSNETVHQEPRDVIILEGILILDDKRLRDLMDIKVYVDTDDDIRIIRRIERDINERARTLDWVISQYLATVKPMFHQFVEPTKRYADIIVPEGGANTVAIDLLTTKIKDILSQEGRDNIFRE, from the coding sequence ATGAAAACACAGGAAAAACGTCCTATTCTAATTGGGGTGACTGGTGGTTCGGGAAGTGGCAAAACAACCGTTAGCCGTAAGATATATAACAACCTTTCAGGACATTCCATCATGACAATTCAGCAAGATTCTTATTATAAAGATCAGGCTGATATGACCATGGACGAACGAGCTGCGGTTAATTATGATCATCCGTTAGCTTTTGACACGGATTTGCTGATTGATCAGCTAAAAATGTTGTTGAATTATGAAGCTATCGAAAAACCAGTTTATGATTACACAAAACTAACTCGAAGTAATGAAACAGTTCATCAAGAACCACGAGATGTGATTATTTTAGAAGGAATTCTAATTTTAGACGATAAACGGTTGCGAGATTTAATGGATATTAAAGTCTATGTTGATACAGACGATGATATTCGCATCATTCGGCGGATTGAGCGTGACATTAATGAACGCGCACGGACACTTGACTGGGTCATTTCACAGTATTTAGCAACGGTGAAGCCTATGTTTCATCAATTTGTTGAGCCAACTAAACGTTACGCGGATATAATTGTTCCAGAAGGTGGGGCGAATACCGTGGCTATTGATTTATTAACCACAAAAATTAAGGATATTCTTTCTCAAGAAGGTCGCGATAATATTTTTCGTGAGTAA